From Solwaraspora sp. WMMD1047, the proteins below share one genomic window:
- a CDS encoding FtsK/SpoIIIE domain-containing protein codes for MRLLLTVVSGGADRDIAMDVETDTPVGALVEQDRPPGDWYLDGVRLDPTWTVSRAGLVAGVRLGAGAPVPDGGVRYLPGDPRTHWLEVHGVGGPSAGRIWPVGLGCHDIGSAPGSAIDPGGCGVPAHAARLTIDEQGRAWVATVGAEVRLAMPQPPAQTDPVSTPGYPGHPEQRVSDLRAAQGREHPDEPDASGPRRDGSRRWPTGVDLAVGDSLLRLAPRPTPDAAVTPAVDVPMLDFNRPPRIVPPLLFARRRLPSPPVKPNSRPIPLLMILAPMVMGLAFVFLFRSYFFLLIMALSPVLALANWYTDRRSGRKRYRRDLAEYLRKRTRMMRELTAAVAEERLARCEASPDPATVLHTAVGPGRRLWERRRRDPDHLVLRVGTLDQPSLIEVEDPARPDTDRQLRWIVPDTPVTVDLVDRKVIGLAGAAETTYATARWLVLQAAALHSPRDLRIHVLTEQAGEERWSWVRWLPHTRPAEDGVLTGRPYTLVGNDPETVANRMAELVSLVTARTKARGSQLGQVLFSEPDVLLVVDGARRLRDVPGMVQVLTEGPTVQVFAICIDAEERLLPEECTAVLRADADGLTVRQTGVPEAAGVRPDIITARWCERVARALAPLRDVTPDETAGLPDRSRLLDLLDADPPDGADLAERWSRQPASTSFVIGSGFDGTVALDLVRDGPHALVAGTTGAGKSELLQSMVVSLAAVNRPDELTFVLVDYKGGSAFHSCVRLPHTLGMVTDLDSALVVRALESLGAELRRREEILAGVAAKDLVQYRTMRGRDPSLPAVPRLVLVIDEFATLAREVPDFVPGLVSIAQRGRSLGIHLILATQRPGGVVTGDIRANTNLRIALRVTDPTESSDVIDVPDAAMIPVATPGRALARLAHRSTLPFQTGYVGAVYQRADSDAPQSRPAAPVPGTELPWSRLGRALPPPVGTTRDGATPDELAATDLDVLVDAIDAAARAVGCERQSSPWLPPLPPVVLLDDLTPPGPRTGPGLPPVPYALADLPERQSQATLACDLSTFGHLYVLGASRSGRSQLMRTLAASLARSLSCAEVHLYAIDAAGGSMVVLSELPHCGAVVPRADLERLERLLGRLQDELARRHELLARHSCAGLDELRAALPAAERPAHLMLLVDGWDSLAAVLTDHDGGRLLDQFLGLLREGPAAGLHLVMSSERSLLTGRVANLNDHRIMLRMTDRTDYSVIGVNHRRVPDVVPPGRGWRSTDQAEIQVALLDRDPSGPAQVEAIRRIGARAAARDSGVPAGRRPFPVAGLPAAVTFAEAYAQVPEEQRHPMRALLGIGGNAATPVYVDFAGRQATFLVAGPPGSGRSNTLATLAVSLLAGGTALVILTPRESVLRRLAAHARVRTVEGATPDPARVSAAVEELGGPSVVLVDDVDLFGFANPVEAVLRQVVGTGRDRALGLAYAGTAETLTQSLGGWIAEARRSRQGVLLAPQSAIEGDLVGARVPPGALRSGSRPGRGYVPDPATGALSMVTIPHTVLR; via the coding sequence GTGCGCCTGCTGCTGACCGTCGTCTCCGGCGGCGCCGACCGGGACATCGCGATGGACGTCGAGACGGACACGCCGGTGGGTGCGCTCGTCGAGCAGGACCGCCCCCCAGGCGACTGGTATCTCGACGGGGTCCGACTGGATCCGACCTGGACGGTGAGCCGAGCCGGACTGGTCGCCGGGGTCCGGCTCGGCGCCGGTGCGCCGGTACCCGATGGCGGGGTGCGGTACCTGCCGGGCGACCCCCGGACCCACTGGCTGGAGGTGCACGGCGTCGGCGGCCCGAGCGCCGGACGGATCTGGCCGGTCGGCCTGGGCTGCCATGACATCGGCTCGGCGCCCGGGTCCGCGATCGATCCGGGGGGCTGCGGGGTGCCCGCGCACGCCGCCCGACTCACCATCGACGAACAGGGTCGCGCCTGGGTGGCCACCGTTGGCGCCGAGGTACGGCTGGCGATGCCGCAGCCCCCAGCCCAGACCGATCCGGTGTCCACGCCCGGGTACCCCGGCCACCCTGAGCAGCGTGTGTCGGATCTCCGGGCCGCACAGGGGCGGGAGCACCCGGACGAACCCGACGCCTCAGGACCCAGACGCGACGGTTCCCGCCGCTGGCCGACCGGTGTGGACCTGGCGGTGGGCGACAGCCTGCTGCGGCTGGCGCCGCGCCCGACACCGGACGCCGCGGTGACGCCGGCCGTGGACGTGCCGATGCTGGACTTCAACCGGCCGCCCCGGATCGTGCCGCCGCTGCTCTTCGCACGGCGACGGCTGCCCAGCCCGCCGGTCAAGCCGAACAGCCGCCCGATCCCGCTGCTGATGATCCTCGCCCCGATGGTAATGGGTCTGGCTTTCGTCTTCCTCTTCCGATCGTACTTCTTCCTGCTGATCATGGCGCTCAGTCCGGTGCTGGCGTTGGCGAACTGGTACACCGACCGGCGCAGCGGCCGCAAGCGGTACCGCAGGGATCTCGCCGAGTACCTCCGCAAGCGCACCCGAATGATGCGGGAGCTGACGGCGGCGGTCGCCGAGGAACGGCTGGCCCGGTGCGAGGCGTCGCCCGACCCGGCGACCGTCCTGCACACCGCTGTCGGCCCCGGCCGGCGGCTGTGGGAACGACGCCGCCGCGACCCCGACCATCTCGTGCTGCGGGTCGGCACACTGGACCAGCCGTCGCTGATCGAGGTGGAGGACCCGGCCCGCCCCGACACAGACCGCCAGCTGCGCTGGATCGTGCCGGACACGCCGGTCACCGTGGATCTGGTGGACCGCAAGGTTATCGGCCTGGCCGGTGCGGCGGAGACGACGTACGCGACGGCACGCTGGCTCGTCCTCCAGGCCGCCGCCCTGCACAGTCCCCGTGACCTGCGGATCCACGTGTTGACCGAGCAGGCTGGCGAGGAGCGGTGGAGCTGGGTGCGCTGGCTGCCGCACACCCGGCCGGCCGAGGACGGCGTCCTGACCGGACGGCCCTACACGCTGGTCGGCAACGACCCGGAGACCGTGGCGAACCGAATGGCTGAGCTGGTGTCACTTGTCACCGCGCGCACCAAGGCCCGGGGTTCGCAGCTCGGCCAGGTCCTGTTCAGCGAGCCGGACGTGCTGCTGGTCGTCGATGGCGCGCGCCGGCTGCGCGACGTGCCCGGCATGGTGCAGGTGCTCACCGAAGGGCCGACCGTGCAGGTCTTCGCGATCTGCATCGACGCCGAGGAACGGCTGCTGCCGGAGGAGTGCACCGCGGTGCTACGCGCCGACGCGGACGGGCTGACGGTACGGCAGACCGGCGTACCCGAGGCCGCCGGAGTACGTCCGGACATCATCACGGCGCGGTGGTGCGAGCGGGTGGCCCGGGCGTTGGCTCCGCTACGGGATGTCACCCCGGACGAGACGGCCGGGTTGCCCGACCGCAGCCGACTGCTGGACCTGCTGGACGCCGATCCGCCGGACGGTGCCGACCTGGCCGAGCGCTGGTCCCGACAACCCGCCTCCACGAGTTTCGTGATCGGTAGTGGTTTTGACGGAACGGTAGCGCTCGACCTGGTCCGCGACGGACCGCACGCGTTGGTCGCCGGCACCACCGGTGCCGGCAAGTCCGAGCTGCTGCAGTCGATGGTGGTCTCCCTGGCCGCGGTGAACCGTCCGGACGAGTTGACCTTCGTACTGGTCGACTACAAGGGCGGCAGCGCGTTCCACAGTTGCGTACGACTGCCGCACACCCTCGGCATGGTCACCGACCTGGACAGCGCGTTGGTGGTCCGGGCGCTGGAGTCGCTCGGCGCGGAGTTGCGCCGCCGCGAGGAAATCCTGGCCGGGGTCGCCGCCAAGGACCTCGTGCAGTACCGGACGATGCGTGGCCGCGACCCCTCGCTGCCGGCGGTGCCCCGGCTCGTGCTGGTCATCGACGAGTTCGCCACGCTCGCCCGGGAGGTTCCGGACTTCGTCCCCGGGCTGGTCAGCATCGCCCAGCGGGGCCGGTCGCTGGGCATCCATCTGATCCTGGCGACACAGCGCCCGGGTGGCGTGGTGACCGGCGACATCCGCGCCAACACCAACCTGCGCATCGCGCTGCGGGTCACCGATCCGACGGAGAGTTCCGACGTCATCGACGTACCGGACGCCGCGATGATCCCGGTGGCGACCCCGGGGCGGGCGCTCGCCCGGCTCGCCCACCGGTCCACCCTGCCCTTCCAGACCGGGTATGTCGGCGCGGTGTACCAGCGTGCCGATTCGGATGCGCCGCAGTCCCGGCCGGCCGCGCCGGTACCCGGCACCGAGTTGCCCTGGTCGCGGCTGGGCCGGGCACTGCCGCCGCCGGTCGGGACGACGCGGGACGGAGCCACGCCGGACGAGTTGGCCGCCACCGACCTGGACGTACTGGTCGACGCGATCGACGCCGCCGCCCGGGCGGTGGGCTGCGAGCGGCAGTCGAGTCCGTGGCTGCCACCGCTGCCGCCGGTCGTGCTGCTGGACGACCTCACCCCGCCGGGACCGCGCACCGGTCCCGGTCTGCCGCCGGTGCCGTACGCGCTGGCCGACCTGCCGGAGCGGCAGAGCCAGGCGACGCTGGCCTGCGACCTCTCCACGTTCGGCCATCTCTACGTGCTCGGCGCCTCCCGTTCGGGCCGCTCACAGCTGATGCGCACGCTGGCCGCGTCGCTGGCCCGGTCGCTGTCCTGCGCCGAGGTGCACCTGTACGCCATCGACGCGGCCGGCGGGTCGATGGTGGTCCTGTCGGAGCTTCCGCACTGCGGCGCGGTGGTGCCTCGGGCCGATCTGGAACGCCTGGAACGCCTGCTCGGCCGGCTGCAGGACGAACTGGCCCGCCGGCACGAACTGCTGGCCCGGCACTCCTGCGCCGGGCTCGACGAGTTGCGGGCGGCGCTGCCGGCGGCGGAGCGTCCGGCGCATCTGATGCTGCTGGTGGATGGCTGGGATTCGCTGGCCGCCGTCCTCACCGACCACGACGGGGGACGACTGCTGGACCAGTTCCTCGGCCTGCTGCGGGAGGGGCCGGCCGCCGGGCTGCACCTCGTGATGTCCTCCGAGCGGTCGCTGTTGACCGGGCGGGTTGCCAACCTGAACGACCATAGGATCATGCTCCGGATGACCGACCGGACCGACTACTCGGTGATCGGGGTCAACCACCGTCGGGTGCCGGATGTGGTGCCGCCCGGACGCGGCTGGCGTTCGACGGACCAGGCCGAGATCCAGGTTGCCCTGCTGGACCGGGATCCGTCCGGGCCGGCGCAGGTCGAGGCGATCCGTCGGATCGGGGCTCGGGCCGCCGCCCGGGACAGCGGGGTGCCGGCGGGGCGCCGCCCGTTTCCGGTGGCCGGGCTACCCGCGGCGGTCACCTTCGCCGAGGCGTACGCGCAGGTCCCGGAGGAGCAGCGGCATCCGATGCGCGCGCTGCTCGGCATCGGCGGCAATGCCGCCACGCCGGTCTATGTGGACTTCGCGGGCCGGCAGGCGACCTTCCTGGTCGCCGGTCCCCCGGGTTCGGGCCGCAGCAACACCCTGGCCACGCTCGCGGTGTCGCTGTTGGCCGGGGGTACCGCGCTGGTGATCCTGACGCCCCGAGAGTCGGTGCTGCGCCGGTTGGCGGCACACGCCCGGGTGCGGACGGTCGAGGGTGCGACCCCGGATCCGGCGCGGGTGAGCGCCGCGGTGGAGGAGCTGGGCGGCCCGTCGGTGGTGCTGGTCGACGACGTGGATCTGTTCGGCTTCGCCAACCCCGTGGAGGCGGTGCTGCGCCAGGTGGTTGGCACCGGTCGGGACCGCGCGCTCGGCCTGGCGTACGCGGGAACGGCCGAGACCCTCACCCAGTCGTTGGGCGGCTGGATCGCTGAGGCCCGACGCTCCCGGCAGGGTGTGCTGCTGGCGCCGCAGTCGGCGATCGAGGGTGACCTGGTGGGCGCCCGGGTGCCGCCCGGTGCGCTGCGCTCGGGCAGCCGACCGGGTCGTGGGTACGTGCCGGACCCGGCGACCGGCGCGCTGAGCATGGTCACGATTCCGCACACCGTGCTGCGCTGA